The Francisella hispaniensis FSC454 genome includes the window ATCTTGATAATATGTGATTAGAACGGATTTTATTTATCAATGTTTTTATTAATGTAACTCTCGTGCATAAGAGTATAAGTAAATAATCTAAATAGTAATAGAGTTTATATTTTATTTTTGCAATAAATCTTATATAAAATTGAAAAAATAATTATCAAAATCATTCCTGAATAAACTACCATGCGTTGATCTGGGTCCCAAAACATTCCTAGTATTACGCAAGAATTAAATAAAATACTTAAGTACGGAATTATAGGAAATGCCCATGCTTTGAATTTCAAGTTAGCAATTTTTTCACTATTGAGTGATTTTCTAAAATAAATATGACATAAGCTTATAATAATCCATATCATACAACCAACCATACCAGATGAAGAGACAACTAATATAAATAGTTTTTCAGCACCTACGAATTTTGTAACCAAGCAAAGACAAGAAAGTATAGCAACAAACAAAACACCATATATAGGAACTTGGTTTTTACTAACTTTTGCAAACATCTTAGGTGCTTGATTGTCTGAAGCCATAGACCACATTAATCTTGCACATGTATAAAAACATGAGTTAACAGCTGATAAACTTGCTGATAAAATTACTAATTGCATAATAGTATCAACATATTTTATGTTTACTAATTGCAGTATTGTGATAAATGGAGTATTTGTAACCCCTGAGTCTTTATATGGAATAATATAAGCTATTATAAAAGAGGAAAAAACAAAAAATATAAGTATGCGGATAGCAACACTTTTAACTGCTTTGCGAATATTTTTTTCAGGATCTTTTGTTTCTCCAGCTGCAATACCAACTAATTCAGCACCTTGGAAAGTACATACTATAATTACTAATCCAAATAAGAATGTTTTAAAACCATTCGGAAATAGGCCATCCGCGTAGAAATTGACTAATCCAGATATGGGTTTATTGGAATGTAAAACTCCAGATATAATACCGATACCTATCACTATAAATACTATAATAGTAATAATCTTTATTGCAGAAAGCCAAAACTCAATCTCAGCAAAGATCCTAACAGTACATAAATTGAGCAGACTAACAATTATAATAATAACTAAACAAAATTGCCAAATACTAATTTCGGGGTAAAAATTATGACAAATAATACCGGCTGCTACTAACCCTCCAGCAGCAGCTGTTAACCAATTAAGCAAATATAACCAACCAGTTAAAAAACCTGAGTATGGTGATATAAATTTTGTAGCATAGGCTTGAAAAGAGCCACTTATTGGCATTGCTATAGACATTTCTGCAAGGCTTATCATTACCAGCATCATTATTATACCACCCAGAAAAAAGCCCAATACAGTACCAAAAGCACCAACTGAATTCAAAATACTACCAACACCTAGAAAAAAACTAGCAGAAATAGTTCCACCAAGAGAAATCATTACAATATGTCGCGCAAGAATATCTCTTTTTAATTTATTTTTGTTACTCATTATTTATTTATTTGAATTTGGATATTTTGATTATTCCACAGTTTTTTTATTAAAAGAAATAATTTTTTATAATGGCAATAAGTATTTTAAAGTTTGAATAAAAGATATACTATAGGCTGTTATAAGTTTCAAGAGCTAATGCAAGAGATCCTTTTACACCAGTGTTATCACCAAATGATGTAGGAACTATAAATTTAGTCATATCTTTTAATGCAGGATAATCAAGATAATTATTTAGGTATCTAGTAACATTTTTACGAATCATATCAAATAAGATTGTCTTATGCATTACACCACCACCGAGGATAATTCTCTCAGGAGAGAATGAGCATATATAGTTAACTAATGCTTTTGCTAGATATTCTGCTTCAAATACCCATGCAATATGATCATCATTAAGTGCTCCTGCATGAGCAACTTGCCACCTTTTATTAATAGCTGTACCAGAAGCTAAGCCCTCTATACATGTACCATGAAAAGGACAACAACCATCAAAGTTATCTTGTGGGTTTTTTGGTATTAATAAATGACCAATTTCTGGATGCATTGCTCCTTGAATTAGCTGGTTATTACAAATAATCCCGCCACCAACACCTGTACCAACAGTAAGGTAAATAAGGTTGCTAATATCTTGAGCACAACCCCATAGTTTTTCACATATTGCCGCAGCATTTACATCAGTATTAAAGCCAATTGGTCCTTTATATATAGATTTTATTGCTCCAACTATATCAAAATTTTGCCATGCTATTTTTGGAGTATTTGTGATATGCCCATAAGTTTCAGATTTGGTATTAATATCTATAGGACCAAAACATGCTAAACCAAGAGCTTTAATGTCAAAATTCTCTTGATAATTTTTTAAAATCTTAAGAACTTCAGACATTGTTTTTTCTGGTGTGGTTGTATCTGTGCGATGGCGTTCTATCACATTGCCATGAAAATCACCAATAGTTGTAAAAAACTTGGTCCCACCAGCTTCTATACCAGCTAAATACATATAAAATACTCATCAAATTTTTTAAATATAATGAGATTTTAGCATTAATTTGAAGTGAAAAATTATAAATAAGTGAAAAAATTAATTACAAAAGTTAGAACTTATGAAAATCATTTAATAACTGAAATTCCACCCATATAGTTGATAAGAGCATCAGGAACCATGATAGAACCGTCCTCTTGTTGATAATTTTCAATAATAGCTAATAGTGTTCTACCCACAGCTAAACCAGAACCATTTAAAGTATGGACAAGTTCTGGCTTTTTCATGCTTGGGTTTTTGTGTCGAGCTTTCATACGGCGTGCTTGGAAGTCACCGCACCAACTACATGAAGATATTTCTCTATAAGTATTTTGTGATGGTAGCCATACTTCTAAATCATAAGTTTTTTTAGCACTAAAACCCATATCACCAGTACATAGTTTCATCACTCTATATGGTAGATTAAGTTTTTGTAATACTTTTTCAGCATGTGATGTTAGTAGCTCTAGTGATTCTTCGCCTTTATCTGCAGTAGTGATATGTACTAGCTCTACTTTCTCAAACTGATGTTGACGAATCATACCTTTAGTGTCGCGACCATATGAGCCAGCTTCACTCCTAAAGCAAGGGGTATGAGCTGTATAGTATCTGGGTAAAGTTTCTGTATCTAAAATTTCATCCCTTACTAGATTAGTGATTGGCACCTCTGCTGTAGGTATTAGACTATATTCGAAATCCCCCTCAAGCTTAAAAAGATCAGCAGCAAATTTCGGCAACTGTCCAGTACCATATAAACTATCATTATTAACTAGATATGGCACATATAACTCTTCATAACCATGTTTTTCTGTATGCATGTCAAGCATAAACTGTGATAGGGAGCGGTGTAGTTTAGCGATTTTATTTTTAAGTACCATGAAACGGCTGCCAGTAACTTTAGCTGCAGCTTTAAAATCAATCATCTTAAGGATTTCGCCAATATCAGCATGATCTTTTGCTGGAGCTTCAGGATGAAATTCACGTGGTGTTCCCCATCTCCTTATTTCTATATTATCATTCTCATCTTTACCAACTGGTACATCGTCAGCAGGAAGATTTGGCATTGATAGTAGTGTTTGATTTATAGAGTCTTGTAGCTCTTTAAGATCTTTTTCAATAACCTTTAGTTCTTCATTGATTTGATTAACTTTAGCAAAGCTATCACTAGTATCTTCACCTTTAGCTTTTCTTTGACCTATTTCTTTTGAAATAGTATTACGCTGTGATTGTAGATCCTGAGTTCTTTCTTGTAAGTGTTTTCTTTTTTGCTCTTGGGCTTCAAATTCAGCTATATCAAATTGATAACCTCTAGTTGCAAGCTTTTCAGCAACTTGTTGTAAATTATCCTTAATATATTTAGCATCAAGCATTTTATTTAAGATCCTTATTTTTCAAAGTTAAAAATAGTTTTACCAGTCATTTCTTTAGGTTGAGCTATACCCATAACATTAAGTAGAGTTGGTGCGATATCTGAGAGTTTACCATTTTCTAAAGCGATTTGAGCTTTTTTATGTCCTACATATACAAATGGTACGAGGTTTGTAGTATGAGCTGTATGAGGTTTTTGTGTTTCTGGATTAACCATCATATCAGCATTACCATGATCTGCTGTGATAAACATATTACCATCATGCTCAAGTATAGCATCTTTTAATCTAGCAAGACACTTATCAAGATACTCAATTGCTTGCATAGCAGCTTCGTAATTACCTGTGTGACCAACCATATCTGAGTTAGCATAATTACATACTATACAGTCATATTTACCACTATTAATAGCAGCAACTAATTTATCAGTGACTTCTGGGGCTGACATTTCTGGTTGTAAATCATATGTAGCTACCTTTGGCGATGGAATAAGTATTCTATCTTCTCCTTCAAATTGTTCTTCCCTGCCACCATTGAAAAAGAATGTTACATGTGGATATTTTTCAGTTTCAGCTATTCTTAGTTGAGTTTTATGATTTTTCATTAACACTTCACCAAGAGTATTTATAGGTTGTTCTGGTGGGAACGCTACATTACATTTAAGTTTCGAGTCATATTCTGTAAGTGTAGTGAAGTTTATATTCAAATGTTTATTTCTTAGGAAGTGATCAAAATTCTCATCAGTAAAAGCATGCGAAATTTCTCTAGCTCTATCTGCTCTGAAATTCATAAAAATAACACTATCATTATCATCAACTTTTATCAGTTTCCCATCTTTTCTAATACATGTTGGGATTACAAATTCATCAGATTGATCACGAGCATACGACTGTTCTAATGCTTCTAGTGCTGAGTCATAGATAAAATCAGCATCAGCATTAACAATAGCATTGTAAGCTTTCTGTACTCTATCCCAGCGATTATCTCTATCCATTGCATAATATCTACCACAAACACTGGCAATATATCCTAAATTTAGATCTTCTAGTAACTTATCTGCTTTTTTAATCGATTTTTCTGCAGATCGTGGTGGAGTGTCTCTACCATCTAAAAATGCATGTAAATATACTTTTTTGATACCTTTTTGTTTAGCAATTTTTATCATCTCAAAAATATGCTCTTCATGAGAGTGAACACCACCTGGTGAGAGCAATCCAATTAAGTGTAGATTGGAGTCATTTTTGATTACATTGTCAATAGCTGCACAGATAGCTTTATTATCACCAAAGGTTTTTTCTTCGATAGCTTTATCAATTTTTGTTAATTCCTGATAGACTACTCTACCACAACCTATATTTACATGACCAACTTCAGAGTTACCCATTTGGCCTCTAGGTAAACCTACTTCTAAACTAGAAGCATTGATAAGTGTTTTAGGAAATTCTTGCCAAATACTATCCCAAGTTGGAGTATTTGCGTTTTTGATAGCGTTAAAATAGTCACTATCACTATAACCCCAGCCATCTAGGATTACTAAAAGAGTAGTTTTTTTCATAATTATCCTCAAAAACTTTTAACTTTTGAAATTTTTTTGGTACGCGAAGATAATTATAACTTTATATTTAGAGTTTGTCTGCTTTGATACAGAATTTTGAAGTGTTTTTAGGTTTATTGTATCTCAGTATTTATTAATCTTATTTATGTAAAGTTATTTTTCTTATATAATTTATTCAGCTTTTGTCTATTTTATACTTATTAGGATATTTTTTTCTATGAAAAAGAATAAGTTGCCTGTACTTGATAAAACAAATACTCTAAATGCGTTGATTAATACTTTTGCTGAAGAACTAAGAAGTAAGGGCTTTGAGGGCGATATTCATTCTGACTATGCTTCAAGAATATCTTCTTCTATGGATAATAGCGTATATTTTGTCGTTCCCGAGCTTGTGGTATTTCCTTATGGTAAGGATGATGTAAATAGGATTTTTGCCTTAGCAAGTAAGCAAGAATACCGTGAAGTCAAGTTCTCGCCTCGTGGTGGGGGAACAGGTACAGCAGGGCATTCGTTATGTGCTGGGGTAATTGTTGATACAAGTCGCTACATGAATAATATCCTTGAGATAGATTTTGAAAATGAGTTTGTTAGGGTTGAACCTGGAGTTGTTTTAGATCAGCTTAATGATACTTTAGCTGATTCAGAATACTTTTTTGCACCTAATCTTTCTCCGAGTAATCGAGCAACTTTAGGTGGTATGGTTAATACCGATGCTTGTGGCAAAGGCTCGAGGATTTATGGTCGTACCAGTGCACATATCTTAGAGCTTGAATGTACTTTAGTAAATGGTCAAAAAATTACGACAAAAAAAATTAGCTTTAAAGATATCGATAAAGAAGATTTAAGTGAAGTTGAGAAAGATATTTATGCTATAGTTGTTGAGCAAATAATTGATAAATATGAATTGATCCAACAAAAATTCCCTAAATTAAGTCGTTATTTAACTGGATA containing:
- the gpmI gene encoding 2,3-bisphosphoglycerate-independent phosphoglycerate mutase is translated as MKKTTLLVILDGWGYSDSDYFNAIKNANTPTWDSIWQEFPKTLINASSLEVGLPRGQMGNSEVGHVNIGCGRVVYQELTKIDKAIEEKTFGDNKAICAAIDNVIKNDSNLHLIGLLSPGGVHSHEEHIFEMIKIAKQKGIKKVYLHAFLDGRDTPPRSAEKSIKKADKLLEDLNLGYIASVCGRYYAMDRDNRWDRVQKAYNAIVNADADFIYDSALEALEQSYARDQSDEFVIPTCIRKDGKLIKVDDNDSVIFMNFRADRAREISHAFTDENFDHFLRNKHLNINFTTLTEYDSKLKCNVAFPPEQPINTLGEVLMKNHKTQLRIAETEKYPHVTFFFNGGREEQFEGEDRILIPSPKVATYDLQPEMSAPEVTDKLVAAINSGKYDCIVCNYANSDMVGHTGNYEAAMQAIEYLDKCLARLKDAILEHDGNMFITADHGNADMMVNPETQKPHTAHTTNLVPFVYVGHKKAQIALENGKLSDIAPTLLNVMGIAQPKEMTGKTIFNFEK
- a CDS encoding amino acid permease; translated protein: MSNKNKLKRDILARHIVMISLGGTISASFFLGVGSILNSVGAFGTVLGFFLGGIIMMLVMISLAEMSIAMPISGSFQAYATKFISPYSGFLTGWLYLLNWLTAAAGGLVAAGIICHNFYPEISIWQFCLVIIIIVSLLNLCTVRIFAEIEFWLSAIKIITIIVFIVIGIGIISGVLHSNKPISGLVNFYADGLFPNGFKTFLFGLVIIVCTFQGAELVGIAAGETKDPEKNIRKAVKSVAIRILIFFVFSSFIIAYIIPYKDSGVTNTPFITILQLVNIKYVDTIMQLVILSASLSAVNSCFYTCARLMWSMASDNQAPKMFAKVSKNQVPIYGVLFVAILSCLCLVTKFVGAEKLFILVVSSSGMVGCMIWIIISLCHIYFRKSLNSEKIANLKFKAWAFPIIPYLSILFNSCVILGMFWDPDQRMVVYSGMILIIIFSILYKIYCKNKI
- a CDS encoding ROK family protein, whose amino-acid sequence is MYLAGIEAGGTKFFTTIGDFHGNVIERHRTDTTTPEKTMSEVLKILKNYQENFDIKALGLACFGPIDINTKSETYGHITNTPKIAWQNFDIVGAIKSIYKGPIGFNTDVNAAAICEKLWGCAQDISNLIYLTVGTGVGGGIICNNQLIQGAMHPEIGHLLIPKNPQDNFDGCCPFHGTCIEGLASGTAINKRWQVAHAGALNDDHIAWVFEAEYLAKALVNYICSFSPERIILGGGVMHKTILFDMIRKNVTRYLNNYLDYPALKDMTKFIVPTSFGDNTGVKGSLALALETYNSL
- the serS gene encoding serine--tRNA ligase; translated protein: MLDAKYIKDNLQQVAEKLATRGYQFDIAEFEAQEQKRKHLQERTQDLQSQRNTISKEIGQRKAKGEDTSDSFAKVNQINEELKVIEKDLKELQDSINQTLLSMPNLPADDVPVGKDENDNIEIRRWGTPREFHPEAPAKDHADIGEILKMIDFKAAAKVTGSRFMVLKNKIAKLHRSLSQFMLDMHTEKHGYEELYVPYLVNNDSLYGTGQLPKFAADLFKLEGDFEYSLIPTAEVPITNLVRDEILDTETLPRYYTAHTPCFRSEAGSYGRDTKGMIRQHQFEKVELVHITTADKGEESLELLTSHAEKVLQKLNLPYRVMKLCTGDMGFSAKKTYDLEVWLPSQNTYREISSCSWCGDFQARRMKARHKNPSMKKPELVHTLNGSGLAVGRTLLAIIENYQQEDGSIMVPDALINYMGGISVIK